ACCCGCTCATATAACCCCAAAATATTGAAGTTTTTGGCAATGTTTTGCCCCGTGTTTTTTGAAAACACCGCCAGGAAAACCCCGCCCATACTTGTGCCAAGGCTTAAAAACATTAAGCCTAAGCTTGAGCCGGCACTATAGTAACCCAGCGTTGCCGCATTATTTACCTTTACCACTGCACCCAGAGCCATCTTATCAAAACTTAATAACAAGGCAAAGCACAAAGCTCCCGAAATCATTTTAAACGACATGCTTACATAGCGCCTGGCCAGTTTCATATCCAAATTTCCCCAGTCTTCCGACCGCAATTGCAGGAAAGGGTAAATGATACTGAGTGCAGCTGCCACGTTTAAAAAGTTGGCTATACCAAACTCTTTAAAGCCCAGCAAAATAGCAATTACCCTTGCTGCCGAAATTAAAACCGATTGGATGATATTGGCAATGTTTGCTTTATAAGCTTTCAGTTTTGCCGAGAAAACAAAGTTTGAAGTTTGCGCCACAGCACCAATAACCGTTTGTATTACAAACAAAATTATCAGGTACAGCTGTATTTCTGAGTAGAGGGTTGATTTGGTGTACAACAGCAATAAAGCCAGCAGTACCACAAAAATAGCAATACAGGTACGCGATACCAGTGCTATCCAGGCAAAGGTACGGATGCCTATTTTAGGGTTTTCGTTATAAAGCTTAAGGTGAGCGTTACCTATAGATGCCGACAAGGTGTTATTAAACACGTTTTGAAAAGCAACAGCAAGGCTGATATTACCCAATACGCTTGCACCGCTGATCCGCGCCAGGATGATTGACGAAAAAAAGGCCAGCCCCTGGATAAAGATCCTCGAGGCAAAGTTTACGGCAATATTTTTAAATAAGTTATCAGATTTCATAAAATGGCGCGGATGTGATAAGGGGGTGAATAATTACAACCGCTTAATGGTCATTTTTTAGTGAACTGAATAAATTTCTGATGTTTTTAAATTTCTGTTTAAAACGCGACTGGTAAAAGTTAGGGCTGTTACCTATCCTCCTGATACCGTTCAACTCTTCTTTACTCCATCCGCATTGCAACAGCTTTGGCACAAAATTGTTATCCCACTCGCTGTTTGTGGTGGCACAGTAAAGCGAAAGTACTCTATAATACGGGTGCGATTTTTTCAGCAGGTTTAAAAACAATACGCCGTTCTGGTCGTCGGCTTTAAAAGTTTCGTTTTTTACTTTAATAAAAAGGTCATAATCCATGGCCAGGCGTTTTGGCCAGCTAATGCCTTTTAAGTGGCTGTTACCCAACCTGCACAAAACGTAATGGGCCGGCTCATATACCACCTTAATACCTGTTTTAAGGTAGTTGATAAAGTAATATAAAAACGAATAAGAAGTGCCCTCGTACGATTCATCGTACTCAAACAAGCTTACGGCATCGGTACGGTAAATGGTTGATGATATAAAGCTGAACACAGCACCCACAT
The sequence above is a segment of the Mucilaginibacter celer genome. Coding sequences within it:
- a CDS encoding oligosaccharide flippase family protein: MKSDNLFKNIAVNFASRIFIQGLAFFSSIILARISGASVLGNISLAVAFQNVFNNTLSASIGNAHLKLYNENPKIGIRTFAWIALVSRTCIAIFVVLLALLLLYTKSTLYSEIQLYLIILFVIQTVIGAVAQTSNFVFSAKLKAYKANIANIIQSVLISAARVIAILLGFKEFGIANFLNVAAALSIIYPFLQLRSEDWGNLDMKLARRYVSMSFKMISGALCFALLLSFDKMALGAVVKVNNAATLGYYSAGSSLGLMFLSLGTSMGGVFLAVFSKNTGQNIAKNFNILGLYERVLSLLVFPFFLLILVFSEEVIRIVFGHKYLVGNLVFIFSLLHAYIKTQNIPLINVYFSLNLFKRYNLNNLIYSVSIIIIILAMAYLDPLHSVISSVALGVLLTAFVERFIYIYNLRNKELSVTYLKQVPVTLLFLALFIGLKFVVNYFNMPEWEKIVITLLSFGVLITILVFTGVYKKEDIDLARKIVAKKAN
- a CDS encoding glycosyltransferase family 2 protein — translated: MSSKLLSICIPTYNRKKFLIENLEIIISQLTPELIEQVEICVVDNASTDGTDQYLAGVKEKNPGIAFSYKINPKNLGPDQNFKLAMKMGQGKFGWLFGSDDALVEGALVEVIKLIKENPEAGLMTFNRIDCDVNLKRIRERYWLNKTIGKQVFDFSDKYQEGSYYAFANDVGAVFSFISSTIYRTDAVSLFEYDESYEGTSYSFLYYFINYLKTGIKVVYEPAHYVLCRLGNSHLKGISWPKRLAMDYDLFIKVKNETFKADDQNGVLFLNLLKKSHPYYRVLSLYCATTNSEWDNNFVPKLLQCGWSKEELNGIRRIGNSPNFYQSRFKQKFKNIRNLFSSLKNDH